The nucleotide sequence CCGAAGCTGTCGGCGTTGGCCGCGACCCAGGTGAGGGCGGCGTAGGCGTCTTCTATCGCTGCCGGGAAGCGGTGCTCCGGGGCGAGTCGGTAGTCGGCGGAGACCACGATCGTGCCGGAGCGGTTGGCCATGATGCGGGCGATGTGGTCCTGGCTGTCCAGGTCCCCGAGGACCCACCCGCCGCCGTGGAAGAAGACCGTCACGGGCAACCGCCCGGAGCCCGAGGCGCTGGCGGGGGTGTAGACGCGGACGGGGATTTCGACGCCTTCGGCGGCGGCCACGGTGTCGTAAACGCTGCCGACCGGCTCGGGGTCACCCGCGAGGGTGGCGAGGCTGCTCGCGAGGGCGCGGCTCTCCCCGACCGTCTGGCTCTCCGGCGCGGGTCCGCCTCCTTCGGCCAACTGCTCGAGCAAGGCGTCGATCTGGGGGTCAAGGGACATGGTGGTCACCATCCTGAAGGCTGCCGCAACACGGCAGATTGGAATCACTGCTCCAATTCCTATGCCCTCCAGAATTGGAATGGCAATTCCAACCCTTGGTACGGTGGACGCATGAACTCGCCAGTGGACGTCGAAGAGCCGGAGCGGCGCCGACTTACCAAGCCCGGCCGAAAGACCCGTGAACGCATCATCGAGGCCGCCGCTGAGCTGATGTTCCACCACGGCGTCGGGGGCACGAGCATCCCGGACATCCAGGCAGCCGCCGGAGTCAGCGCCTCGCAGATCTACCACTACTTCGGGGACAAACGGGGCCTGGTCCTGGCCGTGGTCAACTTCCAGACCGACACCAAGCTCGACCAGCAGCGCCCCCTGCTGGACAACCTGGACAGCATCGACGCGCTGCGGGCCTGGTGCGAGACGGCGGCCGACCGGCAGGACGCCATGGAGTGCGTGGGCGGCTGCGAGATCGGCTCGCTCGCCAGCGAACTCGCCGAAACCGACCCCTCGGCCCGCACCGACCTCTCCGCCTCCTTCGACCGGTGGGAACTCCCCATCAGGTCGGGCCTCGCCCGCATGCAGACCCGCGGCGAGCTGAGCGAGCACGCCGATGTCACCGCACTGGCCACCGCTCTTCTGGCCGCCATCCAAGGCGGCATGCTGCTGTCGCAGGTCCGCCGATCGAGCACCGCGTACCGGCATGCCGTATCGGCAGTGATCGACCACATCGAGAGCTACCTCGTCCCGTAACCACTCAGTGCCGACCGCCGAGGGTTGTTCCGGGCTGCTGTTTGCTCCGGCTCGCCAGGGCTAACCTCCTCGGCTCGGCAGCGCCCTTGTTGGTGCAGAGAAGGTCGAGGTCCCCGACCCGCGTGATCCGCACGGGGTGCGCTACCGGCTGGCGACGCTACTGGCGATCGGGGTCTGCGCTATGACCACCGTTGGCCACAACTCCCTTGTGGTGATAGGAGAGTGGGCGCGTCGCTGCGATCAGCAGGCCCTGGCCGGCCTCGGCTGTCCTTTCGATCCGATGACCGGGCGGATGTGGTGCCCCGACGAGAAGACCTTGCGTGACGCCTGCGGCAAGGTCGATCCGGGCGAGTTGACCCGGGCCGGCTACCAGCGCTTGGCCGCCCTGGTCGAGAAGGAAACGGCAGCGAACGCGCGGACACCCGAGGGGCTGCCCGAACGCGAACAGCGCCGCGCTCACCGCGCCACCGAACGTGAACCACCGCCCTGCGTGCGGCGCCGGGCCTTCGCAGCGGACGGCAAGTGTCTGCGCGGGGCCATGCGCCCGGACGGCTCGCCGGTCTACGTCTTCTCCGCGGGACGCCACCAGGACGTGCTGACCATCGCCGCCCGCGAGGTCGGCGCCAAGACCAACGAAATCCCCGAGTTCCAGCCCCTGATGGAACAGATCCCGGATGAGGAACTGGAGGACGCCGTGGTCACCCTCGACGCCCTGCACGCCCAGCGCGAGCACGCCCGTAACCTCGTGGAGGAGCCCGACGCCCACTACCTGCTCAGCGTGAAGGGCAACCA is from Streptomyces hygroscopicus and encodes:
- a CDS encoding TetR family transcriptional regulator; amino-acid sequence: MNSPVDVEEPERRRLTKPGRKTRERIIEAAAELMFHHGVGGTSIPDIQAAAGVSASQIYHYFGDKRGLVLAVVNFQTDTKLDQQRPLLDNLDSIDALRAWCETAADRQDAMECVGGCEIGSLASELAETDPSARTDLSASFDRWELPIRSGLARMQTRGELSEHADVTALATALLAAIQGGMLLSQVRRSSTAYRHAVSAVIDHIESYLVP
- a CDS encoding transposase, whose protein sequence is MRYRLATLLAIGVCAMTTVGHNSLVVIGEWARRCDQQALAGLGCPFDPMTGRMWCPDEKTLRDACGKVDPGELTRAGYQRLAALVEKETAANARTPEGLPEREQRRAHRATEREPPPCVRRRAFAADGKCLRGAMRPDGSPVYVFSAGRHQDVLTIAAREVGAKTNEIPEFQPLMEQIPDEELEDAVVTLDALHAQREHARNLVEEPDAHYLLSVKGNQKNLARQLKSLP